The following nucleotide sequence is from Conexivisphaerales archaeon.
AATATAGGCGAAGCCTGCTTAAGTCTTTCTCTGTCTTCTGGTTTGTCAGGATCTCCCATATTTTGTAGATCCCAAAACCTCAGGTCTTCCCGCTCATTCTTTATCTCTGTAAACCAGTTCAGAAAGGGGACTATGGCAACACCACATGACCACAGAGTAGGATACTTTGTGAGAGCACACATTGTAAGATAACCTCCAAAAGAACCGCCTGCTACAGCCACTCTACCTTCTTGGGCGAGACCTTGCTTGATAAGATAGCTATATCCACTAACGCAGTCGGCCAAGTCCAAATCTCCCATGACATATCTGTTTGCTTCTCTATGCTCTTTACCAAAGCCTGTACTACCTCTGTAGTTCGGCCTCAGAACTGCAAATCCACTGCTAACGAGGAACTGCACAAAAGGGTTCCAGCTGTTCAACGCTTGAGCAGTTGGGCCTCCATGTATCTCTATTACTGCCCTCATACCCTTTTTTATTGGTTTATAAAGTACTGCAGGAACAGGCCTTTTGTCCTTCTCGTTCTGATACTGCACAGGTTCGCCATCTACAAACATGCTAACGTCAACATCTTCAGGAAGAGATCTAGTCAATTGGCTGAACTCACTCTTATCGATGCTATACATCCATAAATCTGGTGGGTTCCTTGCTGATGAGAAGATGAAGTATAGCTCTTTCGAGTTTGCAAACCTTGGCGAAGATACGACACCTCTTTTGAAGTTTACCTCTTTTCTTTCTTTATTTATCAAGTCAAACAGTTCTAACACTACATCTGTTCCTGTATTCCTTAGATAAGCTATGAACCTGCCGTCAGGGGAGAAGACAGGATCATGACACTCGAACCCGCCCTCTGTTATCCATGTTACTTCTTTCTCATTTATTTCCCAGATACCTATATCGTACCAGCCTAGACTGGATGATACAAACGCTAACTTTTTTCCATCGGGAGACCAGCTTGGTTCATCAGCCTCTATTACATTGCCTTTTGGATCAAGAAGCCTTTCTAATTCTGCTTTGTCGTCTTCCAAGTGAACAATGAAAATGTTATTTTCCTGTGCATCAACCTGGCTAGCAACTACAGCTAAATCTCCTGTTGGAGAGATTTCGCAGAAGTGGTCTGAATAATTATGCCCTGTTAAACGATGTACCGTTTTATCCTCTATATTCATCATGAAGGAAGAAAAGAGACCATTTTGATTAGAGACATACGTAATTCTTTTACCATCAGGTGAGAACATTGGATTAGGGTAGATTGCATAGTCGGTATCTGGTGTGAGGTTTATCACGCTCCTCGTATCAAGGTCTGTTAGAAATATGTCAAACTTTTCATTCCCTTCTGTATCCTTGACAAAGAGGAGGCTTTTACCATCTGGAGAAAACTTTGGACCAAATTTACTGTTATCGTCAAAGGTTAGTTGTATATCTGCCCCTTTAGAGCTATCCAGGAGCATCAGCTGCCATTGACCTGTTCTATTAGTAATATATGCCACATAAGGAAGTCTCCTCGATACATCGAACTCTACGACACTTGGTACAGAAAAGAGAGACTCCAATGAAACAGACCTTCGTGCGGGGTAATTCAGGACCAAAGGACACCAAGCCTTTGCTTGATTGGAGATAAAATAATTACATTTCTGTATTTTTACGCTGAAAAACAGGGAAATAAAGAAGGGTATTTTTCTAGAATCCTATCAGTGAATCTACCGAGAACTGTCCTGCGCCTAGGAAGATCAGCACTATTGCAAGCAACAGATATAGAGCATCAGCTTCGTAGCTATTGCCAGAGGGGTCGATGTACTTTGACTTTACCCTCCTCTTTTTCATTATTATGATAGACAGGAAGAATATTGCGTAGAGTAAAGAGACTATGGGGACTAGAAAGCCTATTATCATGAATATACCACCAACGAATTCCAGAAGCGCTGCAATACTAACCATCGAGGATACAGCACCTATACTGTTTTGCATTCCCCACCAGCCAGCCATCATCTGGATGACTTGTTTTCTCTGAGTAAACTTAGGGTAGCCATGTATCATTGTGTTGATGCCGTACCAAACTCTTGCTATTAGTGCAATATACGGTAAATATGGGAATAGCAGAGCAGTCAGCAAAGATGTCATTAATCTGTTCACCTCCTCCATCTAGTTACCTTGGGTAACCGAGTTTCTAAAGGTAACTATTTATACTTATCCCAATAATCTTATGATGCATTGAACCAAGAACCGATTGATGAACATTGGTGTCCTATAACAGCTGCTTCCGCCATTCTGGGAAGGCGATGGCATCTGGTTCTTATTGATAGGCTCATGAAGGGTTCTCTTAGATTCAACGAATTAAGAAATTCAATCCCATCTATATCCGGCAAAGTACTTTCCGAGACACTCAGAGAGATGGAGAGAGAGGGGCTGATTCAGAGGTCTATCACTACTGACCATCAGATTGTTATAATGTATTCCCTGACAGAGAAAGGAAAAGAGCTAAGCAGTGTTCTGAGAGAGCTAAGGGTGTGGGGAGAAAAATGGCTGTTACCCAAAGCTAAAATCTCCCGATGATAAGGAATCGGAATAAGACTGGAACCATAACAGCTAAGACATACTATTATTGGTCAGGGGAAAAGACGTTTCTTCAGGAGCTATGTACTTGGCAAGCTCTAACCACCAAGTATTTCTAAAGGCATATCCGCTTTAAATTGTTGATGATGACTAAACATAGAAGATTTCTGTATACGATTTACAATCCTATGAGTACTCTCTTAGCGGGAGAATTCCATCCTAAAAAGCATTATGATAATATGTCTCTGCATCATTCATAAGGCTCGAATCCAACTCCCGCTAACTTGACCAAATCTTCCTTTTAATGGATTTTCTAGATGGTACCAAATTATTGCGTTGATCTTTTTATCTAATCTGGCAAGACCCCGTCATCAAGGGCGGGGTAGTTCACTGTTCTATCACTTGAAAATAAAGTTTGAATTCCTCGTTTCTTTGTTTTTGTCCTTTTAAAAGTTTCTTTCAGTTTTTGAGATATTGGTTTTTTGCCTATAAGCAAAGCGCCTAATAAGCATACAACACCTATGCTGCGGTATATAATAAGTGATAGAAACATTCCGTTGGGAATCAAGGGCACATTAAGTACTTGAGACAAAAATATCCCGAATGCAAGATGAACTAAAATTTCATCAGGAGTAGGCAATAAAACGTACAAAGCTACACCTAACAAAACTATCGCCAAGGAGAGCCTGTTCATAAACCGCATTAATCTTCAGTTTTGCCTAAGAAACATGCTTTTATAACATTTACTTTGTACTAAACGGCTGTGTAAAGATGGCTCAAGGAGCTTTTGAGCTGATTGTCTAGCTTTTTCCTCATGCAAGAGATCGAGCAAAAAGTCCGTTCTCCGTCCTCATGTTGCAACTCCGTAAAAGGAGGACCCCTGAGGCTATCTTACAGAGCATCTACCTCCATTTCCTGTGTCTGGGTTTCAGGGTGTACCAAAGGCATATGCAGAGTTTGTCAGCAGTGCCTTGAGCTCTTTTTATGACAAAGGGCAGAGAATCCTATATTCCATGCTCGTAACACTGCAGGATATAATGGAAAGGCAATCCAGAGTACATCTAGCTCATAAAAAGGTTTAAAGATAAACAGCAGAAGGCGAGTAAATAAGGTTCATGCAGACAATATAGTCATTGATAAAGGTACATTTCCATAATTTGAAGACTACAGAAACACTTTAGACTGCCCATATAGCAATCATGAGTAATGAAAATAAATTCTGGCCTTTATCAACTAACAATAATGCTTCAAAAAACAATAGATATCTCCGTAGGCAAGCTAGGAAGTTTTACGTTTCCCGAGGGTTATTATATCTATACAGGGAGTGCAAAAAGAAATAGAGAATCGAGGATAGCAAGGCATCTAAATAAGCATAAGAAGCCTCACTGGCACATCGACTATCTTACCCAGTATGGAAACGTGATACACGTAAAGAGGTATAATGGCAAATTATCTGAGTGCGAACTGAATGGAAAAATACAAATTAGCTACGATGCTGATATAATTGCAAAGGGATTTGGTTCATCCGATTGCAGTTGCACAACGCATCTTTTCTATCTAGGCTTGAGTTCATCTCCTAGGAGAAAGTGAACTACAGACTATAGTCATTAGCCTGCCCCTTTCAAACTGCATCGCAGCGTGAACATCAAATTAGATATATTGTAGGACTCCTTGCTCAGTGTTTTGCTGTTATCAAAGCACCTTGCTTTGAGCATCGTTGAAGACAGCATCCAGGCTAAAGAACATGAGCATTTCACACTAAACTTGTCGGTAACAGTATATTCCAAACAAGTTAAATGCAAAGTCCCTAACTTTTTACTGAATTACCGAATAGCTATCAGAAAGGTTTAATTAATCTGTTGTATAATTACAGCATATGTTGGAAAAACCCAACATTAACCAGACCACGCTAAGGATTCTCGGTCTCTACTTAAATGACTACAGTAAAGCGCTCCATGTTAGACAGATATCAAGAGAAATCGGTATTGATGTAAAATCGGTATTGATCCAGCTCCAAAAACTTGAGAAAATGAACATCTTGACCAGCACCATGCAAGGGAGAAACAGAGAATACAGGCTCAATCTTGCGAATTCAATCGCGCTGTATTACATTATAATGGCGGAGAACTTTGTATCCATTCGGTATCTCTTGGAGAATTTTCTTATAAAGAAGGTAGCCAAGGAGATGTCCAGACTTCTTTATGATCCAATACTCTTGTTTGGTAGCTTTGCGAAGGGTCAAGCTACCGAAGATAGCGATATAGACCTGTTTATCATAACAGACAGGAAGATCGAAAAGCGACCATTTCTGGAAATAGGAAAGCTAGTTGACAGAGACATAAATGTTCAGTGCTATGGCGTAAAAAAGATCCTTAATGGACTACAGTACAGAGACCCGCTCCTAATAGAAGTAGTTTCAAACCACATAGTACTTAAAGGAGCAGACAAATTCTGCGATATAATGTGGCGATACTATGCGGGACAATAAGAGCTACATTAGATGGTGCTTCAGACAAAAGAAAGGGATAAAGATTATTGGGTCTTCGGAAAATCTGGTAAAAGCATACTTGCGTAAGTCTACGAATGCGATAAAGGCTATGGAAGTTAACACGGAGGCTGGCATAATGGATTGGGCTGTGTCGGCAGCTTACTATGCAATGTACTTTGCAGTCTATTCTCTGCTATCTAAGGTTGGAATAAAATGCGAGATCCACGACTGCACAATCGCGCTCTTTGAATACCTCTTTGGTAATATCGTCAAGAAAGGAATGGTGGAAGAGATCAAACTCGCAAAAAAGGACAGGATTGAGAGTCAGTATTATGTGGAGGAAAGACGAGTTCATGTAACAGGAACGATCGAGAAAACAAAGAAATTTGTCCTGGAAGTGGAGAGAATCATAGATAACCTTGACCAACAACAGGTAGCAAACTTGCGACAAAAACTATTGAGTATTAAAGAGTCAAGGTAGCTTGCACAAGCTGTCCATACTCCAGCCTTAAGTGATGATAAATATCT
It contains:
- a CDS encoding S9 family peptidase; this encodes MESLFSVPSVVEFDVSRRLPYVAYITNRTGQWQLMLLDSSKGADIQLTFDDNSKFGPKFSPDGKSLLFVKDTEGNEKFDIFLTDLDTRSVINLTPDTDYAIYPNPMFSPDGKRITYVSNQNGLFSSFMMNIEDKTVHRLTGHNYSDHFCEISPTGDLAVVASQVDAQENNIFIVHLEDDKAELERLLDPKGNVIEADEPSWSPDGKKLAFVSSSLGWYDIGIWEINEKEVTWITEGGFECHDPVFSPDGRFIAYLRNTGTDVVLELFDLINKERKEVNFKRGVVSSPRFANSKELYFIFSSARNPPDLWMYSIDKSEFSQLTRSLPEDVDVSMFVDGEPVQYQNEKDKRPVPAVLYKPIKKGMRAVIEIHGGPTAQALNSWNPFVQFLVSSGFAVLRPNYRGSTGFGKEHREANRYVMGDLDLADCVSGYSYLIKQGLAQEGRVAVAGGSFGGYLTMCALTKYPTLWSCGVAIVPFLNWFTEIKNEREDLRFWDLQNMGDPDKPEDRERLKQASPIFFIKDIVAPVLLIAGANDPRCPVEEAEQAKEELEKNGKLVETRFYSDEGHGFRKTANRIDAYKRAIDFIEKYTKT
- a CDS encoding DoxX family protein; this translates as MTSLLTALLFPYLPYIALIARVWYGINTMIHGYPKFTQRKQVIQMMAGWWGMQNSIGAVSSMVSIAALLEFVGGIFMIIGFLVPIVSLLYAIFFLSIIIMKKRRVKSKYIDPSGNSYEADALYLLLAIVLIFLGAGQFSVDSLIGF
- a CDS encoding helix-turn-helix domain-containing protein, which codes for MNQEPIDEHWCPITAASAILGRRWHLVLIDRLMKGSLRFNELRNSIPSISGKVLSETLREMEREGLIQRSITTDHQIVIMYSLTEKGKELSSVLRELRVWGEKWLLPKAKISR
- a CDS encoding GIY-YIG nuclease family protein; translation: MKINSGLYQLTIMLQKTIDISVGKLGSFTFPEGYYIYTGSAKRNRESRIARHLNKHKKPHWHIDYLTQYGNVIHVKRYNGKLSECELNGKIQISYDADIIAKGFGSSDCSCTTHLFYLGLSSSPRRK
- a CDS encoding nucleotidyltransferase domain-containing protein, with amino-acid sequence MEKPNINQTTLRILGLYLNDYSKALHVRQISREIGIDVKSVLIQLQKLEKMNILTSTMQGRNREYRLNLANSIALYYIIMAENFVSIRYLLENFLIKKVAKEMSRLLYDPILLFGSFAKGQATEDSDIDLFIITDRKIEKRPFLEIGKLVDRDINVQCYGVKKILNGLQYRDPLLIEVVSNHIVLKGADKFCDIMWRYYAGQ
- a CDS encoding HEPN domain-containing protein — translated: MRKSTNAIKAMEVNTEAGIMDWAVSAAYYAMYFAVYSLLSKVGIKCEIHDCTIALFEYLFGNIVKKGMVEEIKLAKKDRIESQYYVEERRVHVTGTIEKTKKFVLEVERIIDNLDQQQVANLRQKLLSIKESR